Proteins co-encoded in one Myotis daubentonii chromosome 8, mMyoDau2.1, whole genome shotgun sequence genomic window:
- the DNMT3B gene encoding DNA (cytosine-5)-methyltransferase 3B isoform X2 → MKGDTRPLSREEDASGREDSIITNGDCSNQSSDSKDAPSPPILEAISTPEIRGRRSSSRLSKREVSSLLSYTQDLTGDGDGDEEDGDGSDTPIMPKLFRETRTRSESPASLRRRTASLAGTPWPSPESPYPTIDLTDDNVVPQSSSTPYTRLAQDSQQENLDSPQMYTEGRDTDGTEYQDGKEFGIGDLVWGKIKGFSWWPAMVVSWKVTSKRQAMAGMRWVQWFGDGKFSEVSADKLVALGLFSQHFNLATFNKLVSYRKAMYHALEKARVRAGKTFPSSPGDSLEDQLKPMLEWAHGGFKPTGIEGLKPNNKQTVVNKSKVRRAGSMKLESRKYGIPFPSFDYALFSLHCLSISLPLQWSLEKKSQPELSSPTSLSTFTSPPSRLTLLENKKRRRTADDSSTSTDYCPQPKRLKTNYNNGKDRGEEDQTREQMALDVANNKSSLEDSCLSCGRKNPVSFHPLFEGGLCQTCRDRFLELFYMYDDDGYQSYCTVCCEGRELLLCSNTSCCRCFCVECLDLLVGTGTAADAKLQEPWSCYMCLPQRCHGVLQRRKDWNVRLQSFFTSDPGLEYEAPKLYPAIPAARRRPIRVLSLFDGIATGYLVLKELGIKVEKYVASEVCEESIAVGTVKHEGNIKYVNDVRNITKKNVEEWGPFDLVIGGSPCNDLSNVNPARKGLYEGTGRLFFEFYHLLNYARPKEGDDRPFFWMFENVVAMKVGDKRDICRFLECNPVMIDAIKVSAAHRARYFWGNLPGMNRPVIASKNDKLELQDCLEFNRTAKLKKVQTITTKSNSIRQGKNQLFPVVMNGKEDVLWCTELERIFGFPVHYTDVSNMGRGARQKLLGRSWSVPVIRHLFAPLKDYFACE, encoded by the exons ATGAAGGGAGACACCAGGCCACTCAGCAGAGAGGAGGATGCCAGCGGGAGGGAAGACTCCATCATCACCAATGGGGACTGCAGCAACCAGTCTTCTGACTCCAAGGATGCGCCGTCACCCCCGATCTTGGAGGCCATCAGCACCCCGGAGATCAGag GCCGCAGATCAAGCTCACGATTGTCCAAGAGAGAGGTCTCCAGCCTGCTAAGTTATACTCAG GATCTGACGGGTGATGGAGATGGCGATGAAGAAGATGGAGATGGCTCCGACACTCCAATAATGCCAAAACTCTTCCGGGAAACCAGGACTCGGTCTGAAAGCCCAGCT TCCCTGAGGCGGCGCACAGCATCGTTGGCAGGCACACCATGGCCGTCCCCAGAGAGCCCCTACCCCACGATCGACCTCACCGATGACAATGTGGTGCCCCAGAGCAGTAGTACCCCTTACACCCGCCTGGCTCAGGACAGTCAACAGGAGAACTTGGACTCCCCACAGATGTACACAGAGGGCAGAGATACAGACGGCACCGAGTATCAG GATGGGAAGGAGTTTGGAATAGGGGACCTCGTGTGGGGAAAGATCAAGGGCTTCTCCTGGTGGCCTGCCATGGTAGTGTCTTGGAAGGTCACCTCCAAGCGCCAGGCCATGGCCGGCATGCGGTGGGTCCAGTGGTTTGGCGATGGCAAGTTCTCTGAG GTCTCTGCAGATAAGCTGGTGGCCTTGGGGCTATTCAGCCAGCACTTTAATCTGGCGACCTTCAATAAGCTGGTCTCTTATAGGAAGGCCATGTACCACGCTCTGGAG AAAGCCAGGGTGCGGGCTGGCAAGACCTTCCCCAGCAGCCCCGGAGACTCATTGGAGGACCAGCTGAAGCCCATGTTGGAGTGGGCCCATGGGGGCTTCAAGCCCACCGGGATCGAGGGCCTCAAACCCAACAACAAGCAAACAG TGGTTAATAAGTCGAAGGTGCGTCGTGCAGGCAGTATGAAATTAGAATCAAGGAAATACGGTATTCCCTTCCCATCCTTTGACTATGCACTATTTTCTTTGCACTGCCTTTCAATTTCTTTGCCTCTACAGTGGTCACTGGAAAAGAAATCTCAACCTGAACTCTCATCCCCCACTTCACTCTCAACCTTCACAAGTCCTCCATCCAGGTTAACCTTGTTGG AGAACAAGAAGCGCAGACGCACAGCCGATGACTCGTCCACCTCCACGGACTACTGCCCCCAACCGAAGCGCCTCAAGACAAACTATAACAATGGCAAAGACCGAGGAGAGGAGGACCAGACTCGAG AGCAAATGGCTTTGGATGTTGCCAACAACAAGAGTAGTCTGGAAG ACAGCTGTTTGTCCTGTGGTAGGAAAAACCCCGTGTCCTTCCACCCTCTCTTTGAGGGGGGACTCTGCCAGACGTGTCGG GACCGGTTCCTCGAGCTGTTCTACATGTACGACGATGATGGCTACCAGTCCTACTGCACCGTGTGCTGTGAGGGGCGCGAGCTGCTTCTGTGCAGCAACACAAGCTGCTGCCG GTGCTTTTGTGTGGAGTGCCTGGATTTGCTGGTGGGCACGGGCACAGCAGCAGATGCCAAGCTGCAGGAGCCCTGGAGCTGCTACATGTGCCTCCCTCAGCGCTGTCACGGGGTCCTGCAGCGCCGCAAGGACTGGAATGTTCGCCTGCAGTCCTTTTTCACCAGCGACCCTGGTCTCGAATAC GAAGCCCCCAAGTTATATCCTGCGATTCCTGCAGCCCGAAGGCGGCCCATTCGAGTCTTGTCCCTGTTTGATGGAATTGCCACAG GGTACTTGGTCCTCAAAGAATTGGGGATCAAAGTAGAGAAGTATGTCGCCTCTGAAGTGTGTGAAGAGTCCATCGCCGTTGGAACTGTTAAGCACGAAGGCAACATTAAATATGTGAATGACGTCAGGAACATCACAAAGAAAAAT GTTGAAGAATGGGGTCCCTTTGACTTGGTAATTGGCGGGAGCCCATGCAATGATCTCTCAAATGTGAACCCCGCCAGGAAAGGCCTATATG AGGGCACGGGCCGGCTTTTCTTCGAGTTCTACCACCTGCTGAACTACGCCCGGCCCAAGGAAGGCGACGACCGGCCCTTCTTCTGGATGTTTGAGAACGTGGTAGCCATGAAGGTGGGCGACAAGAGGGACATCTGTCGGTTCCTGGAG TGTAATCCAGTGATGATCGATGCCATCAAAGTGTCTGCTGCTCACAGGGCCCGATACTTCTGGGGCAACCTGCCCGGGATGAACAG GCCCGTGATAGCATCAAAGAATGATAAACTCGAGCTGCAGGACTGCTTGGAGTTCAATAGGACAGCAAAG TTAAAGAAAGTACAGACAATAACCACCAAGTCGAACTCGATCAGACAGGGGAAAAACCAACTTTTCCCAGTTGTCATGAATGGCAAAGAAGATGTTTTGTGGTGCACTGAGCTAGAAAG GATCTTCGGCTTTCCTGTGCACTACACGGACGTGTCCAACATGGGCCGCGGTGCCCGCCAGAAGCTGCTCGGGAGGTCCTGGAGCGTGCCTGTCATCCGACACCTCTTCGCCCCCCTGAAGGACTACTTTGCCTGTGAATAG
- the DNMT3B gene encoding DNA (cytosine-5)-methyltransferase 3B isoform X8 yields the protein MKGDTRPLSREEDASGREDSIITNGDCSNQSSDSKDAPSPPILEAISTPEIRGRRSSSRLSKREVSSLLSYTQDLTGDGDGDEEDGDGSDTPIMPKLFRETRTRSESPAVRTRNNISASGRERHRLSLRSTRGRQGRNHMDESPVEFSTTRSLRRRTASLAGTPWPSPESPYPTIDLTDDNVVPQSSSTPYTRLAQDSQQENLDSPQMYTEGRDTDGTEYQDGKEFGIGDLVWGKIKGFSWWPAMVVSWKVTSKRQAMAGMRWVQWFGDGKFSEVSADKLVALGLFSQHFNLATFNKLVSYRKAMYHALEKARVRAGKTFPSSPGDSLEDQLKPMLEWAHGGFKPTGIEGLKPNNKQTENKKRRRTADDSSTSTDYCPQPKRLKTNYNNGKDRGEEDQTREQMALDVANNKSSLEDSCLSCGRKNPVSFHPLFEGGLCQTCRDRFLELFYMYDDDGYQSYCTVCCEGRELLLCSNTSCCRCFCVECLDLLVGTGTAADAKLQEPWSCYMCLPQRCHGVLQRRKDWNVRLQSFFTSDPGLEYEAPKLYPAIPAARRRPIRVLSLFDGIATGYLVLKELGIKVEKYVASEVCEESIAVGTVKHEGNIKYVNDVRNITKKNVEEWGPFDLVIGGSPCNDLSNVNPARKGLYEGTGRLFFEFYHLLNYARPKEGDDRPFFWMFENVVAMKVGDKRDICRFLECNPVMIDAIKVSAAHRARYFWGNLPGMNRPVIASKNDKLELQDCLEFNRTAKLKKVQTITTKSNSIRQGKNQLFPVVMNGKEDVLWCTELERIFGFPVHYTDVSNMGRGARQKLLGRSWSVPVIRHLFAPLKDYFACE from the exons ATGAAGGGAGACACCAGGCCACTCAGCAGAGAGGAGGATGCCAGCGGGAGGGAAGACTCCATCATCACCAATGGGGACTGCAGCAACCAGTCTTCTGACTCCAAGGATGCGCCGTCACCCCCGATCTTGGAGGCCATCAGCACCCCGGAGATCAGag GCCGCAGATCAAGCTCACGATTGTCCAAGAGAGAGGTCTCCAGCCTGCTAAGTTATACTCAG GATCTGACGGGTGATGGAGATGGCGATGAAGAAGATGGAGATGGCTCCGACACTCCAATAATGCCAAAACTCTTCCGGGAAACCAGGACTCGGTCTGAAAGCCCAGCT GTCCGAACCCGAAATAACATCAGTGCCTCTGGCCGGGAGAGGCACAGGCTCTCCCTCCGTTCCACCCGAGGCCGGCAGGGCCGCAATCACATGGACGAGTCCCCAGTGGAGTTCTCAACTACCAGG TCCCTGAGGCGGCGCACAGCATCGTTGGCAGGCACACCATGGCCGTCCCCAGAGAGCCCCTACCCCACGATCGACCTCACCGATGACAATGTGGTGCCCCAGAGCAGTAGTACCCCTTACACCCGCCTGGCTCAGGACAGTCAACAGGAGAACTTGGACTCCCCACAGATGTACACAGAGGGCAGAGATACAGACGGCACCGAGTATCAG GATGGGAAGGAGTTTGGAATAGGGGACCTCGTGTGGGGAAAGATCAAGGGCTTCTCCTGGTGGCCTGCCATGGTAGTGTCTTGGAAGGTCACCTCCAAGCGCCAGGCCATGGCCGGCATGCGGTGGGTCCAGTGGTTTGGCGATGGCAAGTTCTCTGAG GTCTCTGCAGATAAGCTGGTGGCCTTGGGGCTATTCAGCCAGCACTTTAATCTGGCGACCTTCAATAAGCTGGTCTCTTATAGGAAGGCCATGTACCACGCTCTGGAG AAAGCCAGGGTGCGGGCTGGCAAGACCTTCCCCAGCAGCCCCGGAGACTCATTGGAGGACCAGCTGAAGCCCATGTTGGAGTGGGCCCATGGGGGCTTCAAGCCCACCGGGATCGAGGGCCTCAAACCCAACAACAAGCAAACAG AGAACAAGAAGCGCAGACGCACAGCCGATGACTCGTCCACCTCCACGGACTACTGCCCCCAACCGAAGCGCCTCAAGACAAACTATAACAATGGCAAAGACCGAGGAGAGGAGGACCAGACTCGAG AGCAAATGGCTTTGGATGTTGCCAACAACAAGAGTAGTCTGGAAG ACAGCTGTTTGTCCTGTGGTAGGAAAAACCCCGTGTCCTTCCACCCTCTCTTTGAGGGGGGACTCTGCCAGACGTGTCGG GACCGGTTCCTCGAGCTGTTCTACATGTACGACGATGATGGCTACCAGTCCTACTGCACCGTGTGCTGTGAGGGGCGCGAGCTGCTTCTGTGCAGCAACACAAGCTGCTGCCG GTGCTTTTGTGTGGAGTGCCTGGATTTGCTGGTGGGCACGGGCACAGCAGCAGATGCCAAGCTGCAGGAGCCCTGGAGCTGCTACATGTGCCTCCCTCAGCGCTGTCACGGGGTCCTGCAGCGCCGCAAGGACTGGAATGTTCGCCTGCAGTCCTTTTTCACCAGCGACCCTGGTCTCGAATAC GAAGCCCCCAAGTTATATCCTGCGATTCCTGCAGCCCGAAGGCGGCCCATTCGAGTCTTGTCCCTGTTTGATGGAATTGCCACAG GGTACTTGGTCCTCAAAGAATTGGGGATCAAAGTAGAGAAGTATGTCGCCTCTGAAGTGTGTGAAGAGTCCATCGCCGTTGGAACTGTTAAGCACGAAGGCAACATTAAATATGTGAATGACGTCAGGAACATCACAAAGAAAAAT GTTGAAGAATGGGGTCCCTTTGACTTGGTAATTGGCGGGAGCCCATGCAATGATCTCTCAAATGTGAACCCCGCCAGGAAAGGCCTATATG AGGGCACGGGCCGGCTTTTCTTCGAGTTCTACCACCTGCTGAACTACGCCCGGCCCAAGGAAGGCGACGACCGGCCCTTCTTCTGGATGTTTGAGAACGTGGTAGCCATGAAGGTGGGCGACAAGAGGGACATCTGTCGGTTCCTGGAG TGTAATCCAGTGATGATCGATGCCATCAAAGTGTCTGCTGCTCACAGGGCCCGATACTTCTGGGGCAACCTGCCCGGGATGAACAG GCCCGTGATAGCATCAAAGAATGATAAACTCGAGCTGCAGGACTGCTTGGAGTTCAATAGGACAGCAAAG TTAAAGAAAGTACAGACAATAACCACCAAGTCGAACTCGATCAGACAGGGGAAAAACCAACTTTTCCCAGTTGTCATGAATGGCAAAGAAGATGTTTTGTGGTGCACTGAGCTAGAAAG GATCTTCGGCTTTCCTGTGCACTACACGGACGTGTCCAACATGGGCCGCGGTGCCCGCCAGAAGCTGCTCGGGAGGTCCTGGAGCGTGCCTGTCATCCGACACCTCTTCGCCCCCCTGAAGGACTACTTTGCCTGTGAATAG
- the DNMT3B gene encoding DNA (cytosine-5)-methyltransferase 3B isoform X4 has translation MKGDTRPLSREEDASGREDSIITNGDCSNQSSDSKDAPSPPILEAISTPEIRGRRSSSRLSKREVSSLLSYTQDLTGDGDGDEEDGDGSDTPIMPKLFRETRTRSESPAVRTRNNISASGRERHRLSLRSTRGRQGRNHMDESPVEFSTTRSLRRRTASLAGTPWPSPESPYPTIDLTDDNVVPQSSSTPYTRLAQDSQQENLDSPQMYTEGRDTDGTEYQDGKEFGIGDLVWGKIKGFSWWPAMVVSWKVTSKRQAMAGMRWVQWFGDGKFSEVSADKLVALGLFSQHFNLATFNKLVSYRKAMYHALEKARVRAGKTFPSSPGDSLEDQLKPMLEWAHGGFKPTGIEGLKPNNKQTVVNKSKVRRAGSMKLESRKYGIPFPSFDYALFSLHCLSISLPLQWSLEKKSQPELSSPTSLSTFTSPPSRLTLLENKKRRRTADDSSTSTDYCPQPKRLKTNYNNGKDRGEEDQTREQMALDVANNKSSLEDSCLSCGRKNPVSFHPLFEGGLCQTCRDRFLELFYMYDDDGYQSYCTVCCEGRELLLCSNTSCCRCFCVECLDLLVGTGTAADAKLQEPWSCYMCLPQRCHGVLQRRKDWNVRLQSFFTSDPGLEYEAPKLYPAIPAARRRPIRVLSLFDGIATGYLVLKELGIKVEKYVASEVCEESIAVGTVKHEGNIKYVNDVRNITKKNVEEWGPFDLVIGGSPCNDLSNVNPARKGLYEGTGRLFFEFYHLLNYARPKEGDDRPFFWMFENVVAMKVGDKRDICRFLECNPVMIDAIKVSAAHRARYFWGNLPGMNRIFGFPVHYTDVSNMGRGARQKLLGRSWSVPVIRHLFAPLKDYFACE, from the exons ATGAAGGGAGACACCAGGCCACTCAGCAGAGAGGAGGATGCCAGCGGGAGGGAAGACTCCATCATCACCAATGGGGACTGCAGCAACCAGTCTTCTGACTCCAAGGATGCGCCGTCACCCCCGATCTTGGAGGCCATCAGCACCCCGGAGATCAGag GCCGCAGATCAAGCTCACGATTGTCCAAGAGAGAGGTCTCCAGCCTGCTAAGTTATACTCAG GATCTGACGGGTGATGGAGATGGCGATGAAGAAGATGGAGATGGCTCCGACACTCCAATAATGCCAAAACTCTTCCGGGAAACCAGGACTCGGTCTGAAAGCCCAGCT GTCCGAACCCGAAATAACATCAGTGCCTCTGGCCGGGAGAGGCACAGGCTCTCCCTCCGTTCCACCCGAGGCCGGCAGGGCCGCAATCACATGGACGAGTCCCCAGTGGAGTTCTCAACTACCAGG TCCCTGAGGCGGCGCACAGCATCGTTGGCAGGCACACCATGGCCGTCCCCAGAGAGCCCCTACCCCACGATCGACCTCACCGATGACAATGTGGTGCCCCAGAGCAGTAGTACCCCTTACACCCGCCTGGCTCAGGACAGTCAACAGGAGAACTTGGACTCCCCACAGATGTACACAGAGGGCAGAGATACAGACGGCACCGAGTATCAG GATGGGAAGGAGTTTGGAATAGGGGACCTCGTGTGGGGAAAGATCAAGGGCTTCTCCTGGTGGCCTGCCATGGTAGTGTCTTGGAAGGTCACCTCCAAGCGCCAGGCCATGGCCGGCATGCGGTGGGTCCAGTGGTTTGGCGATGGCAAGTTCTCTGAG GTCTCTGCAGATAAGCTGGTGGCCTTGGGGCTATTCAGCCAGCACTTTAATCTGGCGACCTTCAATAAGCTGGTCTCTTATAGGAAGGCCATGTACCACGCTCTGGAG AAAGCCAGGGTGCGGGCTGGCAAGACCTTCCCCAGCAGCCCCGGAGACTCATTGGAGGACCAGCTGAAGCCCATGTTGGAGTGGGCCCATGGGGGCTTCAAGCCCACCGGGATCGAGGGCCTCAAACCCAACAACAAGCAAACAG TGGTTAATAAGTCGAAGGTGCGTCGTGCAGGCAGTATGAAATTAGAATCAAGGAAATACGGTATTCCCTTCCCATCCTTTGACTATGCACTATTTTCTTTGCACTGCCTTTCAATTTCTTTGCCTCTACAGTGGTCACTGGAAAAGAAATCTCAACCTGAACTCTCATCCCCCACTTCACTCTCAACCTTCACAAGTCCTCCATCCAGGTTAACCTTGTTGG AGAACAAGAAGCGCAGACGCACAGCCGATGACTCGTCCACCTCCACGGACTACTGCCCCCAACCGAAGCGCCTCAAGACAAACTATAACAATGGCAAAGACCGAGGAGAGGAGGACCAGACTCGAG AGCAAATGGCTTTGGATGTTGCCAACAACAAGAGTAGTCTGGAAG ACAGCTGTTTGTCCTGTGGTAGGAAAAACCCCGTGTCCTTCCACCCTCTCTTTGAGGGGGGACTCTGCCAGACGTGTCGG GACCGGTTCCTCGAGCTGTTCTACATGTACGACGATGATGGCTACCAGTCCTACTGCACCGTGTGCTGTGAGGGGCGCGAGCTGCTTCTGTGCAGCAACACAAGCTGCTGCCG GTGCTTTTGTGTGGAGTGCCTGGATTTGCTGGTGGGCACGGGCACAGCAGCAGATGCCAAGCTGCAGGAGCCCTGGAGCTGCTACATGTGCCTCCCTCAGCGCTGTCACGGGGTCCTGCAGCGCCGCAAGGACTGGAATGTTCGCCTGCAGTCCTTTTTCACCAGCGACCCTGGTCTCGAATAC GAAGCCCCCAAGTTATATCCTGCGATTCCTGCAGCCCGAAGGCGGCCCATTCGAGTCTTGTCCCTGTTTGATGGAATTGCCACAG GGTACTTGGTCCTCAAAGAATTGGGGATCAAAGTAGAGAAGTATGTCGCCTCTGAAGTGTGTGAAGAGTCCATCGCCGTTGGAACTGTTAAGCACGAAGGCAACATTAAATATGTGAATGACGTCAGGAACATCACAAAGAAAAAT GTTGAAGAATGGGGTCCCTTTGACTTGGTAATTGGCGGGAGCCCATGCAATGATCTCTCAAATGTGAACCCCGCCAGGAAAGGCCTATATG AGGGCACGGGCCGGCTTTTCTTCGAGTTCTACCACCTGCTGAACTACGCCCGGCCCAAGGAAGGCGACGACCGGCCCTTCTTCTGGATGTTTGAGAACGTGGTAGCCATGAAGGTGGGCGACAAGAGGGACATCTGTCGGTTCCTGGAG TGTAATCCAGTGATGATCGATGCCATCAAAGTGTCTGCTGCTCACAGGGCCCGATACTTCTGGGGCAACCTGCCCGGGATGAACAG GATCTTCGGCTTTCCTGTGCACTACACGGACGTGTCCAACATGGGCCGCGGTGCCCGCCAGAAGCTGCTCGGGAGGTCCTGGAGCGTGCCTGTCATCCGACACCTCTTCGCCCCCCTGAAGGACTACTTTGCCTGTGAATAG
- the DNMT3B gene encoding DNA (cytosine-5)-methyltransferase 3B isoform X6 produces the protein MKGDTRPLSREEDASGREDSIITNGDCSNQSSDSKDAPSPPILEAISTPEIRGRRSSSRLSKREVSSLLSYTQDLTGDGDGDEEDGDGSDTPIMPKLFRETRTRSESPAVRTRNNISASGRERHRLSLRSTRGRQGRNHMDESPVEFSTTRSLRRRTASLAGTPWPSPESPYPTIDLTDDNVVPQSSSTPYTRLAQDSQQENLDSPQMYTEGRDTDGTEYQDGKEFGIGDLVWGKIKGFSWWPAMVVSWKVTSKRQAMAGMRWVQWFGDGKFSEVSADKLVALGLFSQHFNLATFNKLVSYRKAMYHALEKARVRAGKTFPSSPGDSLEDQLKPMLEWAHGGFKPTGIEGLKPNNKQTVVNKSKVRRAGSMKLESRKYGIPFPSFDYALFSLHCLSISLPLQWSLEKKSQPELSSPTSLSTFTSPPSRLTLLENKKRRRTADDSSTSTDYCPQPKRLKTNYNNGKDRGEEDQTREQMALDVANNKSSLEDSCLSCGRKNPVSFHPLFEGGLCQTCRDRFLELFYMYDDDGYQSYCTVCCEGRELLLCSNTSCCRCFCVECLDLLVGTGTAADAKLQEPWSCYMCLPQRCHGVLQRRKDWNVRLQSFFTSDPGLEYEAPKLYPAIPAARRRPIRVLSLFDGIATGYLVLKELGIKVEKYVASEVCEESIAVGTVKHEGNIKYVNDVRNITKKNVEEWGPFDLVIGGSPCNDLSNVNPARKGLYEGTGRLFFEFYHLLNYARPKEGDDRPFFWMFENVVAMKVGDKRDICRFLECNPVMIDAIKVSAAHRARYFWGNLPGMNRPVIASKNDKLELQDCLEFNRTAKLKKVQTITTKSNSIRQGKNQLFPVVMNGKEDVLWCTELERIFGFPVHYTDVSNMGRGARQKLLGRSWSVPVIRHLFAPLKDYFACE, from the exons ATGAAGGGAGACACCAGGCCACTCAGCAGAGAGGAGGATGCCAGCGGGAGGGAAGACTCCATCATCACCAATGGGGACTGCAGCAACCAGTCTTCTGACTCCAAGGATGCGCCGTCACCCCCGATCTTGGAGGCCATCAGCACCCCGGAGATCAGag GCCGCAGATCAAGCTCACGATTGTCCAAGAGAGAGGTCTCCAGCCTGCTAAGTTATACTCAG GATCTGACGGGTGATGGAGATGGCGATGAAGAAGATGGAGATGGCTCCGACACTCCAATAATGCCAAAACTCTTCCGGGAAACCAGGACTCGGTCTGAAAGCCCAGCT GTCCGAACCCGAAATAACATCAGTGCCTCTGGCCGGGAGAGGCACAGGCTCTCCCTCCGTTCCACCCGAGGCCGGCAGGGCCGCAATCACATGGACGAGTCCCCAGTGGAGTTCTCAACTACCAGG TCCCTGAGGCGGCGCACAGCATCGTTGGCAGGCACACCATGGCCGTCCCCAGAGAGCCCCTACCCCACGATCGACCTCACCGATGACAATGTGGTGCCCCAGAGCAGTAGTACCCCTTACACCCGCCTGGCTCAGGACAGTCAACAGGAGAACTTGGACTCCCCACAGATGTACACAGAGGGCAGAGATACAGACGGCACCGAGTATCAG GATGGGAAGGAGTTTGGAATAGGGGACCTCGTGTGGGGAAAGATCAAGGGCTTCTCCTGGTGGCCTGCCATGGTAGTGTCTTGGAAGGTCACCTCCAAGCGCCAGGCCATGGCCGGCATGCGGTGGGTCCAGTGGTTTGGCGATGGCAAGTTCTCTGAG GTCTCTGCAGATAAGCTGGTGGCCTTGGGGCTATTCAGCCAGCACTTTAATCTGGCGACCTTCAATAAGCTGGTCTCTTATAGGAAGGCCATGTACCACGCTCTGGAG AAAGCCAGGGTGCGGGCTGGCAAGACCTTCCCCAGCAGCCCCGGAGACTCATTGGAGGACCAGCTGAAGCCCATGTTGGAGTGGGCCCATGGGGGCTTCAAGCCCACCGGGATCGAGGGCCTCAAACCCAACAACAAGCAAACAG TGGTTAATAAGTCGAAGGTGCGTCGTGCAGGCAGTATGAAATTAGAATCAAGGAAATACGGTATTCCCTTCCCATCCTTTGACTATGCACTATTTTCTTTGCACTGCCTTTCAATTTCTTTGCCTCTACAGTGGTCACTGGAAAAGAAATCTCAACCTGAACTCTCATCCCCCACTTCACTCTCAACCTTCACAAGTCCTCCATCCAGGTTAACCTTGTTGG AGAACAAGAAGCGCAGACGCACAGCCGATGACTCGTCCACCTCCACGGACTACTGCCCCCAACCGAAGCGCCTCAAGACAAACTATAACAATGGCAAAGACCGAGGAGAGGAGGACCAGACTCGAG AGCAAATGGCTTTGGATGTTGCCAACAACAAGAGTAGTCTGGAAG ACAGCTGTTTGTCCTGTGGTAGGAAAAACCCCGTGTCCTTCCACCCTCTCTTTGAGGGGGGACTCTGCCAGACGTGTCGG GACCGGTTCCTCGAGCTGTTCTACATGTACGACGATGATGGCTACCAGTCCTACTGCACCGTGTGCTGTGAGGGGCGCGAGCTGCTTCTGTGCAGCAACACAAGCTGCTGCCG GTGCTTTTGTGTGGAGTGCCTGGATTTGCTGGTGGGCACGGGCACAGCAGCAGATGCCAAGCTGCAGGAGCCCTGGAGCTGCTACATGTGCCTCCCTCAGCGCTGTCACGGGGTCCTGCAGCGCCGCAAGGACTGGAATGTTCGCCTGCAGTCCTTTTTCACCAGCGACCCTGGTCTCGAATAC GAAGCCCCCAAGTTATATCCTGCGATTCCTGCAGCCCGAAGGCGGCCCATTCGAGTCTTGTCCCTGTTTGATGGAATTGCCACAG GGTACTTGGTCCTCAAAGAATTGGGGATCAAAGTAGAGAAGTATGTCGCCTCTGAAGTGTGTGAAGAGTCCATCGCCGTTGGAACTGTTAAGCACGAAGGCAACATTAAATATGTGAATGACGTCAGGAACATCACAAAGAAAAAT GTTGAAGAATGGGGTCCCTTTGACTTGGTAATTGGCGGGAGCCCATGCAATGATCTCTCAAATGTGAACCCCGCCAGGAAAGGCCTATATG AGGGCACGGGCCGGCTTTTCTTCGAGTTCTACCACCTGCTGAACTACGCCCGGCCCAAGGAAGGCGACGACCGGCCCTTCTTCTGGATGTTTGAGAACGTGGTAGCCATGAAGGTGGGCGACAAGAGGGACATCTGTCGGTTCCTGGAG TGTAATCCAGTGATGATCGATGCCATCAAAGTGTCTGCTGCTCACAGGGCCCGATACTTCTGGGGCAACCTGCCCGGGATGAACAG GCCCGTGATAGCATCAAAGAATGATAAACTCGAGCTGCAGGACTGCTTGGAGTTCAATAGGACAGCAAAG TTAAAGAAAGTACAGACAATAACCACCAAGTCGAACTCGATCAGACAGGGGAAAAACCAACTTTTCCCAGTTGTCATGAATGGCAAAGAAGATGTTTTGTGGTGCACTGAGCTAGAAAG GATCTTCGGCTTTCCTGTGCACTACACGGACGTGTCCAACATGGGCCGCGGTGCCCGCCAGAAGCTGCTCGGGAGGTCCTGGAGCGTGCCTGTCATCCGACACCTCTTCGCCCCCCTGAAGGACTACTTTGCCTGTGAATAG